From the genome of Oncorhynchus masou masou isolate Uvic2021 chromosome 15, UVic_Omas_1.1, whole genome shotgun sequence:
AGTAatttgtatataatataatatattttggTGCATTGAATTATGATTTAAAAATGTGTAATTTGAAGATGCGTTGCTTATCCCTCCAAATAAATACGCAGCAGCGTTACTCGTCAACCACATTCAACGAGGAGGAGCAAGGGGCAACATCTTGTCCCAACAAATGGTCGGTGCTAAGGAAATCGTCATAAATTTGGAAAGCTATATtgcattttttaaagaaaaactcGACATATTGCGAGCAGGTTGATTAAGTAAAATAATTTTAATCAAAAACTTTAAGCGGGTGTTGACCTTTCACTCACATTTTCTGGTAGTACTGTTGCGTGTTTGTTAGCTAGGCTAACTAAGGCCCTATCTGCAACATGAGCTATGGTAGGCCCCCGCCCGATGTTGAGGGCATGACTTCTCTTAAAGTGGATAATCTGACGTACCGAACCTCACCTGAGACCCTTCGCCGTGTCTTTGAAAAGTATGGTAGGGTAGGAGATGTTTACATCCCCCGAGATCGTTATACGAAAGAGAGTAGAGGGTTCTCCTTTGTGCGATTCCATGACAAGCGGGACGCAGAGGATGCGATGGACGCAATGGATGGTGCCGTGCTGGACGGACGCGAGTTAAGAGTCCAGATGGCCCGTTACGGACGTCCCCCAGATTCTCATCATGGAGGCGGTGGTGACCGTGGAGATCGTGGTGACCGTCGGCGTGGAGGTGCACCCCGGAGGTACGGGGGTGATGGCCGACGAAGTAGGAGGTAAGAGCTGAGCACATGGTTAAGTAGTTGCTCTAGCTCTCCTTCGATTGGGTCGTTTTTCATTGTTAGCTATgtgatattttttaaatgtacgtTTAGGAACTTGAATGTTGCAACGGTACCTTATGGCCCTTGTTTCGATTATGTATCGTCAATCAGCCACCATTACAAGTGTGGTTCATTGACCTGGTAACTTGGCAGCGTTTTGAGGGTGTTGTGGCCTTACGTTTACAGATTTTGGATGGGCGATAACTCGACATAACGAACTAACTCTCGTTTCTCCTCACCAGTCCAAGGCGTCGGAGACGCAGCAGATCCCGGAGCAGAAGCCGATCTCGTTCCCGCAGCCGCTCCCGCAACAGCCGATCAAGGTCTCGTTCCTACTCTCGCTCCAAGTCTCGCTCCCCTAAGAGAGACAAGGCCAAGTCCCCGTCCAGGTCCCGCTCCAGATCCAAGTCTCCTAAGTCCAAGTCTCGTTCCAGGAGCCACACCCCTGC
Proteins encoded in this window:
- the LOC135555399 gene encoding serine/arginine-rich splicing factor 2-like isoform X2 → MSYGRPPPDVEGMTSLKVDNLTYRTSPETLRRVFEKYGRVGDVYIPRDRYTKESRGFSFVRFHDKRDAEDAMDAMDGAVLDGRELRVQMARYGRPPDSHHGGGGDRGDRGDRRRGGAPRSPRRRRRSRSRSRSRSRSRSRSRNSRSRSRSYSRSKSRSPKRDKAKSPSRSRSRSKSPKSKSRSRSHTPAERASRSRSKSQPKSPGENGAETP
- the LOC135555399 gene encoding serine/arginine-rich splicing factor 2-like isoform X1, yielding MSYGRPPPDVEGMTSLKVDNLTYRTSPETLRRVFEKYGRVGDVYIPRDRYTKESRGFSFVRFHDKRDAEDAMDAMDGAVLDGRELRVQMARYGRPPDSHHGGGGDRGDRGDRRRGGAPRRYGGDGRRSRSPRRRRRSRSRSRSRSRSRSRSRNSRSRSRSYSRSKSRSPKRDKAKSPSRSRSRSKSPKSKSRSRSHTPAERASRSRSKSQPKSPGENGAETP